Proteins from a genomic interval of Nostoc sp. TCL240-02:
- a CDS encoding ATP-binding sensor histidine kinase: MTTAIPEIYRISGYKLIEILYQGSKTEVYRAIRIVDQQPVVIKILQVEYPTFNELLQFRNQYTIAKKLNISSIVHPQSLEAYRNGYALVMEDFGGISLRQYTQNQSLELMEFFTIALQLSNILHELHQERVIHKDIKPTNILINPHTKQIKIIDFSIASLLPRENQTLINPKVLEGTLAYLSPEQTGRMNRGVDYRSDFYSLGVTFFELLTGQLPFESDDPMELVHCHIAKQPPILGGRREEEKEIPQVLGDIVMKLMAKNAEDRYQSALGLKHDLENCLCQLNKTGKIERFQIGQRDICDRFIIPEKLYGRETAVQQLLEAFERVSLGSHEMMLISGFAGIGKTAVVNEVHKPIIRQRGYFIKGKFDQFKRNIPLSGFVQSLRDLMVQLLTETDQQLQQWRKNILAVLRDNGQILIEVIPELEKIIGQQPPIPELTAEAAQNRFNLLLKVFIQIFTTKQHPLVIFIDDLQWADLASLKLIKLLMNESDGYLLLIGAYRDNEVSSLHPLISTLDEIGKASTIINLINLQNLNQVKLNQLVADTLGCKEELAFPLSKLVCQKTQGNPFFATQFLKALHQDGLITFNFEEGCWQCDIARINQQAMTDDVLEFMAFQLRRLPESTQQVLKLAACIGNQFDLATLAIVSEQLEIETAACLWNGLQEGLILPQSEVYKFFVGQEEQIFTQQTSQNTVYKFLHDRVQQAAYSLIPDDQKQATHYKIGMLLLRNSSDSEQEERLFEIVTHLNAGSSLITQLSERQELAELNLIAGRRAKSATAYTVAVEYFTVGISLLSRHSWESHYDLTLALYIEVAEATYLNTDFEQMEQWVTIVLQHANTLLDSIPIYVTRMMAAKSQGLPLKTLNIGSQVLQLLGIEFPQQPTPADIGQAAQATMRLWERRSSLDLLNLSTMSDAHCLAAMSIMSKMVPAAYLATPALMPLLIFKQVEFSIKYGNCPVSVYAYADYGIILCGVLGKLEAGYEFGQLALNLLEQLQSKTFKCRTYFIVYNFIRHWKDPLGEQLVHQQEGYQNGLETGDLDATALNAQAYCQYAYFAGRELSGLANQMAAYRQSIYSLKQESPLQYLDIVYQAVLNLLGHNQSPDRLTGTIYNAEQRLSLNQATQDRTGFFHWQVNQTILWYLFGQYQEAAQQSAQAKQYLDAGIAQFSVALYFFYDSLIHLSLYKAATESEQQQILAQVEANQEKMQRWAALAACNHQHRWDLVEAERFAILSDVYDGLRLRTMAIEFYDRAIAKAKENGFLQDEALANELAAKFYLNWGKEKVAQAYMQTAYSCYARWGAKAKTDDLEKRYFELLRPILQQVVQTLNPLETLATIANPVHAFTHTATSSSTSINNLLDFSSILRASQTLSATIQLDEFLQQLTQIILENAGADKCALLLPENDKWQIRAITSFDSTSLKSEPLENNPNVPIALIQYVKNTASAVVVDDLKTHLPIVDDYLSQHQPKSVLCLPILSQGRLVGILYLENNLTSGVFTRDRILVLNFLCTQAAISLENARLYANLQQSEARFQKVTDNVPGAIYQLYVTPEHLVSMPYISSGCYNLYEVTAEEIISGQQNPRFLEHPDDIAGINQAMMKSAQSLTPFVHEWRIITPSGIMKWVQAASRPEMQVDGAIVWDGLILDISDRKAAEAVVQQKSQQLEQAIEDLQKAQLQIVQSEKMSALGNLVAGVAHEINNPIGFIAGNVNEAKLGLEDIIEHLQLYRSGVSPTEIEQHAQEIEIDYLLEDIPKMIESMNVGCDRIKNISTSLRTFSRADKDYKVPFNIHEGIDSTILILKHRLKANEKHPAIEVITNYGNIPEVECFPGQLNQVFMNLLANAIDALEESNQGYSFEEITVNHNYITITTSIHNNTHVKIQISDNGIGMNDDVKKRIFEHLFTTKLVGKGTGLGLAIARQIIVEKHEGTLKVNSTFGQGSEFEITLPIGN, from the coding sequence ATGACAACAGCAATTCCTGAAATTTATAGAATTAGCGGCTATAAATTAATAGAAATCCTCTATCAAGGCTCCAAAACTGAAGTCTATCGAGCCATTAGAATAGTGGATCAACAACCTGTTGTCATTAAAATATTGCAAGTAGAATATCCTACTTTTAACGAACTATTACAGTTTCGTAACCAATACACCATTGCCAAAAAATTAAACATTTCTAGTATCGTACATCCTCAGAGTCTAGAAGCATATCGCAATGGTTATGCTCTAGTAATGGAAGATTTTGGGGGAATTTCTCTGAGACAATATACTCAAAACCAATCACTAGAACTGATGGAGTTTTTTACAATTGCTCTGCAACTTAGTAATATTCTCCATGAACTCCATCAAGAACGAGTAATCCACAAAGATATCAAACCTACAAATATTCTGATTAATCCGCATACCAAACAAATAAAAATCATCGATTTTAGTATTGCTTCTTTACTTCCCAGAGAAAACCAAACTCTGATAAATCCCAAGGTTTTAGAAGGAACCCTTGCTTATTTATCTCCCGAACAAACCGGACGCATGAACCGAGGCGTAGACTACCGCAGTGATTTTTATTCTTTGGGTGTGACATTTTTTGAACTCCTGACAGGACAATTACCTTTTGAGTCAGATGATCCAATGGAGTTGGTACATTGTCATATCGCCAAGCAACCACCAATATTAGGAGGCAGAAGGGAAGAAGAGAAAGAAATACCGCAAGTCTTGGGCGATATTGTCATGAAATTGATGGCGAAAAATGCTGAAGATCGTTATCAAAGTGCTTTAGGGTTAAAACATGATTTAGAAAACTGTCTTTGCCAACTAAACAAAACGGGTAAGATTGAGCGCTTTCAAATTGGGCAACGGGATATTTGCGATCGCTTCATTATTCCAGAAAAATTATACGGTAGAGAAACAGCCGTCCAACAACTTCTAGAAGCTTTTGAGAGGGTTTCTCTAGGAAGCCATGAAATGATGTTAATTTCCGGGTTTGCTGGCATTGGTAAGACTGCGGTTGTAAATGAAGTTCATAAACCGATTATTCGGCAACGAGGTTATTTTATTAAAGGTAAATTTGACCAGTTTAAGCGGAATATCCCCCTATCTGGCTTTGTGCAATCCTTGCGTGATTTGATGGTGCAGTTATTAACAGAAACCGATCAACAACTGCAACAATGGAGAAAAAATATCCTCGCAGTATTAAGAGACAATGGACAGATTCTCATTGAAGTTATTCCTGAATTAGAAAAAATTATTGGTCAACAACCACCGATACCAGAATTAACAGCAGAGGCAGCACAAAATCGATTTAATTTATTATTGAAAGTTTTTATTCAAATTTTTACGACAAAACAACATCCATTAGTTATTTTTATAGATGATTTACAATGGGCAGATTTGGCTTCATTAAAATTGATCAAATTATTAATGAATGAGTCAGATGGATATTTATTACTAATTGGTGCTTATAGAGATAATGAGGTATCATCACTCCATCCGTTAATATCAACTTTAGACGAAATTGGGAAGGCTAGTACAATAATTAACTTGATAAATCTGCAAAACCTGAATCAAGTTAAGTTGAATCAATTAGTAGCTGATACATTAGGCTGCAAAGAAGAATTAGCATTTCCTCTTTCGAAATTGGTTTGTCAAAAGACTCAGGGAAATCCATTTTTTGCTACACAGTTTCTCAAAGCATTACACCAAGATGGATTGATTACCTTCAATTTTGAAGAAGGCTGTTGGCAATGTGATATTGCAAGAATTAATCAACAAGCCATGACGGATGATGTTTTGGAATTCATGGCGTTTCAATTGCGGAGGCTGCCAGAATCAACTCAACAGGTTCTCAAGTTAGCGGCTTGTATCGGCAATCAATTTGATTTAGCAACATTGGCGATCGTTTCTGAGCAGTTAGAAATCGAAACGGCAGCTTGTTTGTGGAATGGGTTACAAGAAGGTTTGATTTTGCCTCAAAGTGAAGTTTATAAGTTTTTTGTTGGGCAGGAAGAACAAATATTTACTCAACAAACTTCTCAAAATACTGTATACAAATTCTTACACGATCGCGTGCAACAAGCTGCCTATTCCCTAATTCCAGACGACCAAAAGCAAGCCACCCATTACAAAATAGGGATGTTATTGTTACGCAATTCCTCAGATTCGGAACAGGAAGAACGACTATTTGAAATTGTCACTCATTTAAACGCGGGTAGTTCCTTAATCACTCAACTTTCAGAGCGGCAAGAACTGGCAGAATTAAATCTGATTGCTGGACGGAGGGCAAAATCTGCAACTGCATACACAGTAGCCGTCGAGTATTTCACCGTGGGAATTAGTTTGTTGTCGCGTCATTCTTGGGAAAGTCACTATGACTTGACCCTAGCGCTATATATCGAGGTGGCTGAAGCTACTTATCTCAATACCGATTTTGAGCAGATGGAGCAATGGGTAACAATTGTGTTGCAACATGCTAATACTTTGCTCGACAGCATTCCCATCTACGTAACCAGAATGATGGCAGCAAAATCGCAAGGTCTTCCATTGAAAACGCTGAACATTGGTTCGCAAGTGTTGCAGCTATTGGGTATTGAGTTTCCTCAACAACCAACTCCGGCAGATATTGGACAGGCAGCGCAAGCAACTATGCGGTTATGGGAAAGACGTTCCTCTCTGGATTTGCTCAATTTATCCACTATGAGCGATGCTCACTGCTTGGCAGCTATGAGCATCATGAGCAAAATGGTTCCGGCTGCCTATCTTGCAACACCTGCCTTAATGCCTCTACTGATATTCAAGCAAGTAGAATTTTCGATTAAATATGGTAATTGTCCTGTTTCTGTCTATGCTTATGCCGACTACGGCATTATTCTCTGTGGTGTGCTTGGTAAATTGGAAGCTGGTTATGAGTTTGGACAGTTGGCGTTAAACCTGCTGGAACAGTTGCAGTCCAAAACCTTTAAATGCAGAACCTACTTTATTGTCTACAACTTTATCCGTCATTGGAAAGATCCTCTGGGTGAACAACTTGTGCATCAACAAGAAGGCTACCAAAATGGATTGGAAACTGGAGACTTGGACGCTACAGCATTGAATGCCCAAGCTTACTGTCAATATGCTTATTTTGCCGGGCGAGAATTAAGCGGGTTAGCGAATCAGATGGCAGCCTATCGCCAGAGTATCTATTCACTCAAGCAAGAATCGCCGCTGCAATATCTAGATATTGTCTATCAAGCTGTACTTAACTTGCTGGGACACAACCAATCTCCCGATCGCTTGACGGGAACGATTTATAATGCTGAACAACGATTATCTCTTAATCAAGCAACTCAAGACCGAACGGGATTTTTTCATTGGCAAGTTAATCAAACAATTCTCTGGTATTTGTTTGGGCAGTATCAAGAAGCTGCCCAGCAGTCTGCCCAGGCAAAGCAATACTTAGATGCTGGTATCGCCCAATTCAGTGTCGCTTTGTATTTTTTCTATGATTCTTTGATTCATCTGTCACTTTACAAAGCCGCAACTGAGTCAGAACAGCAACAGATTCTCGCCCAAGTCGAGGCTAATCAAGAGAAGATGCAAAGATGGGCAGCACTAGCTGCTTGTAACCATCAACACCGTTGGGATTTAGTAGAAGCCGAACGGTTTGCTATCCTGAGCGATGTCTACGACGGGCTACGCCTACGCACTATGGCAATTGAATTTTACGATCGCGCGATCGCTAAAGCCAAGGAAAACGGCTTCCTCCAAGATGAAGCCCTTGCTAACGAACTCGCCGCCAAATTTTACCTCAACTGGGGCAAAGAAAAAGTTGCCCAAGCCTATATGCAGACAGCTTATTCTTGCTATGCCCGGTGGGGAGCAAAAGCCAAGACGGATGACTTAGAAAAACGCTATTTTGAATTGCTGCGTCCAATTTTGCAACAAGTAGTACAAACGCTAAATCCATTAGAAACCTTAGCAACAATTGCTAACCCAGTTCACGCATTTACTCATACCGCAACTTCTTCTAGCACTAGCATCAACAACCTTCTTGACTTTAGCTCTATCCTCAGAGCATCACAAACTCTTTCTGCAACAATTCAACTTGATGAATTTTTACAGCAACTTACCCAAATTATCCTCGAAAATGCTGGTGCTGATAAATGTGCGCTGCTTTTACCTGAAAACGATAAATGGCAAATCCGCGCAATTACTAGCTTTGATAGCACCAGCTTAAAGTCAGAACCGCTCGAAAATAATCCTAATGTTCCCATTGCGCTGATTCAGTATGTAAAAAATACAGCTAGTGCGGTTGTGGTTGACGATCTCAAAACTCATTTACCGATAGTTGATGATTATTTAAGCCAACATCAACCCAAAAGTGTGCTGTGTTTACCGATACTCAGCCAGGGGCGTTTAGTTGGAATTTTATACTTAGAAAATAATTTGACAAGTGGGGTATTTACCCGCGATCGCATTTTAGTATTGAATTTTCTTTGTACTCAAGCGGCAATTTCTCTAGAAAATGCTCGACTCTACGCGAATCTTCAGCAAAGCGAAGCCCGTTTTCAGAAAGTTACCGATAATGTTCCTGGCGCAATTTACCAACTCTATGTCACACCAGAACATTTGGTTTCTATGCCCTATATAAGTTCTGGCTGTTATAACCTTTATGAAGTGACAGCAGAAGAAATAATCAGCGGCCAGCAAAACCCTCGTTTTCTTGAACATCCTGATGACATTGCAGGTATCAATCAGGCAATGATGAAATCTGCTCAAAGCTTGACACCCTTTGTTCATGAATGGCGAATCATCACGCCATCAGGAATCATGAAATGGGTGCAAGCGGCATCTCGTCCAGAGATGCAAGTGGATGGTGCAATTGTTTGGGATGGTTTAATTTTAGACATTAGCGATCGCAAAGCTGCCGAAGCTGTCGTCCAGCAAAAATCCCAACAACTAGAACAAGCCATCGAAGATTTACAAAAAGCCCAATTACAAATTGTCCAAAGTGAAAAAATGTCTGCTCTGGGGAACTTAGTCGCAGGTGTCGCCCACGAAATCAATAACCCAATTGGGTTTATCGCTGGAAATGTCAACGAAGCGAAGTTGGGATTAGAAGATATCATTGAACACTTGCAATTGTACCGTTCTGGGGTATCTCCAACAGAAATTGAACAACATGCCCAAGAGATTGAGATTGATTATCTCTTGGAAGATATACCTAAAATGATTGAGTCCATGAATGTCGGGTGCGATCGCATTAAAAATATCAGTACTAGTTTGCGAACTTTCTCGCGGGCAGATAAGGATTACAAAGTTCCCTTTAATATCCATGAAGGTATTGATAGCACTATTTTAATTTTGAAACATCGCCTCAAAGCTAACGAAAAACATCCGGCAATTGAAGTCATCACTAACTACGGAAATATTCCCGAAGTAGAATGCTTTCCTGGACAACTTAATCAGGTATTTATGAATTTGCTGGCAAATGCTATTGATGCGTTAGAAGAATCAAACCAAGGATATAGCTTTGAAGAAATTACAGTTAATCATAACTATATCACTATTACAACATCAATACATAATAATACTCACGTCAAAATTCAAATCTCTGATAACGGTATTGGCATGAATGATGATGTCAAAAAGCGCATTTTTGAGCATTTATTTACAACTAAACTTGTAGGTAAAGGTACAGGATTAGGATTAGCGATCGCTCGACAAATTATAGTTGAAAAACATGAAGGTACTTTGAAAGTAAATTCTACTTTTGGACAAGGTTCTGAGTTTGAGATAACACTACCAATCGGGAATTGA
- the treZ gene encoding malto-oligosyltrehalose trehalohydrolase, translated as MRIGANYLGNGECEFTVWSPLLDSVTVKTLTPQEQVIPLKPQSEGYWHAKVNDVYPGTLYRYVLNGQDAFADPASQYQPEGVHGPSQIVDHHFEWTDEGWTGIPVESMIFYELHVGTFTPEGTFTAIISRLPELRELGINAIEIMPISQFPGDTHIEATLAYRNWGYDGVYPFAVQNSYGSPAELKELVNACHQNNIAVVLDVVYNHFGPEGNYMSQFAPYFTKTYKTPWGEALNFDDAHSQGVRNYFIENALYWLREFHIDALRLDAIQAIYDLGAKHFLWELAEAVHHFSEQGQKWKRHLIAESDLNNPQIIRPPELGGYGLDAQWSDDFHHSLHALLTGDRQGYYQDFGQVAQLAKAYEDTFVYDWKYAPHRKRFHGISCRDRNLSQFSVCIQNHDQIGNQMKGERLSQRISFEGLKLAAGAVLLSPNLPLLFMGEEYGETAPFIYFVSHSDPDLIQAVRAGRKEEFEAFHYADDPPDPESAETFLKSKLNWQLRHEGKHKVLWDWYRQLINLRKTHPVLLNQDRNFIEATSDEDKQLVIVRRWCESSELIFVMNFNSSPITATLPIQHNANKLLDSADTSWSGPGSEADEHLSAGKEVKLQPTSLVLYEKG; from the coding sequence GTGAGAATTGGTGCTAACTACTTGGGTAATGGAGAATGTGAATTTACAGTTTGGTCACCGCTATTAGATAGCGTCACTGTAAAAACTTTGACACCACAGGAGCAGGTTATTCCCCTCAAGCCTCAGTCTGAGGGATACTGGCACGCGAAAGTAAACGATGTGTATCCAGGCACGCTTTATCGGTATGTCTTGAATGGTCAAGACGCTTTTGCCGATCCTGCGTCGCAGTATCAACCGGAAGGAGTGCATGGCCCGTCTCAAATTGTCGATCATCATTTTGAGTGGACTGATGAAGGGTGGACTGGCATTCCTGTGGAGTCGATGATTTTTTATGAACTCCATGTTGGGACATTCACACCTGAAGGAACTTTCACCGCCATCATTTCTCGTCTACCGGAACTTAGGGAACTGGGAATCAATGCGATTGAAATCATGCCTATCTCTCAGTTTCCGGGAGACACCCACATTGAAGCAACTCTTGCATACCGTAACTGGGGCTATGATGGCGTTTACCCTTTTGCCGTCCAAAATTCTTATGGTAGCCCAGCCGAACTAAAGGAACTGGTGAATGCTTGCCATCAAAATAATATTGCTGTGGTATTGGATGTGGTGTACAACCACTTTGGGCCAGAAGGCAACTATATGAGTCAGTTCGCGCCCTACTTTACTAAAACCTATAAAACACCATGGGGCGAAGCACTGAATTTTGACGATGCCCATAGTCAGGGTGTGCGAAATTATTTTATTGAAAATGCGCTTTACTGGTTGCGCGAGTTCCACATTGATGCATTGCGGCTTGATGCTATTCAAGCAATTTATGACTTGGGAGCAAAGCATTTCTTGTGGGAACTGGCGGAAGCAGTTCATCATTTTTCAGAACAAGGGCAAAAATGGAAGCGCCATTTAATTGCCGAAAGTGACTTGAATAATCCGCAAATCATTCGTCCACCAGAATTGGGTGGATATGGTCTTGATGCCCAATGGAGTGATGATTTTCACCATTCATTGCACGCACTCTTGACAGGCGATCGCCAAGGATATTATCAAGATTTTGGACAAGTTGCTCAGTTGGCAAAAGCTTATGAAGATACTTTTGTCTACGATTGGAAGTACGCACCACACCGCAAGCGATTTCATGGCATAAGTTGCCGCGATCGCAATTTATCACAGTTTTCTGTCTGCATTCAGAACCACGATCAAATCGGCAATCAAATGAAAGGAGAACGCCTCAGCCAGCGAATCTCTTTTGAGGGATTAAAGTTAGCTGCTGGGGCTGTGCTACTATCGCCTAACTTACCCTTGTTGTTCATGGGAGAGGAATATGGCGAAACTGCACCCTTCATTTATTTTGTCAGTCACTCCGATCCAGATTTGATTCAAGCAGTTCGAGCCGGACGCAAAGAAGAGTTTGAAGCATTTCACTACGCAGACGATCCCCCAGATCCTGAATCCGCAGAAACTTTCCTAAAGTCTAAACTCAATTGGCAATTACGCCATGAAGGTAAGCACAAAGTTCTGTGGGATTGGTATCGTCAGTTAATTAATTTACGCAAGACGCATCCAGTACTTTTAAATCAAGACCGCAATTTCATCGAAGCGACTAGCGATGAAGACAAGCAGTTAGTTATCGTGCGTCGTTGGTGCGAATCAAGTGAACTAATATTTGTGATGAATTTTAATTCGTCTCCAATTACAGCGACTCTACCAATTCAGCATAATGCTAATAAATTGTTAGACTCTGCTGATACCTCATGGTCTGGGCCTGGTTCTGAAGCTGATGAACATCTGTCTGCGGGAAAAGAAGTGAAATTGCAGCCTACTAGTTTAGTACTCTATGAAAAAGGATGA
- the treY gene encoding malto-oligosyltrehalose synthase translates to MRIPTATYRIQFTPQFGFDNAKAIAAYLADLGISDLYASPIFKARSGSTHGYDIVDATQLNPELGTNESFDALVSEVQSLGMGWLQDIVPNHMAYSSENDYLMDILEHGPDSSYTDYFDLSWNAPFGDRQERILAPLLGDFYGASLENGHIQLQYEQNGLTVNYYSLKLPLRLESYTKFITHNLGKLTRTLGRNHPDFIKLLGILYILKSVPSEVAGKQRQDQIAFIKGLLWELYTTNDAIREFIDENIQTFNGEPGNSDSFNLLDELLNDQFYRLAFWKVGAEEMNYRRFFTVNELISVKVEEVRVFNNTHSLINKLVEEGKFTGLRIDHIDGLYNPIQYLQRLREKTGDVYITVEKILEITEDLPEKWEIEGTSGYDFLNYVNGVFCQTENESSFDKIYQNFIGSRVDYSSVVKDKKHLILEKNLAGDIDNLALLLKNISSKYRYGNDFTLNGLKRAIAEVLTLFPIYRTYITPDGIGDSDRATIQEVISQAKEQTPLLQHELTFIEKLMVLDFDNSLTQTEREQWIYFVLRMQQYSGPLMAKGVEDTTLYVYNRLLSLNEVGGNPGHFGIDLAKFHAFNKQHQATWPHTMNTTATHDTKRGEDVRARLNVLSEIPDEWDQQVNTWSAINRGSRSHRHGFAIPDRNDEYFLYQTLVGAFPFAEQEHASFVERVKDYIIKAIREAKVHTAWLRPDSEYEEACTSFIEKILDPSISGEFLEAFRPFQQRIAEYGIFNSLSQTLLKITAPGVPDLYQGTELWELSLVDPDNRRPVDFEQRRTYLSAIREHVKTDILGLIQELLNDKTDGRIKLFLTAQLLQARTNYVSLFQDGDYLPLEVQGTYANHIIAFARREGNQTAIAIAPRFLTSLIQPGDNPLGESVWQDTHLQLPSGTPLTWTNVLTQQPLQATETLFIGSALAHFPVALLVGTAD, encoded by the coding sequence ATGCGAATTCCTACCGCAACTTATCGAATTCAGTTTACACCCCAGTTTGGCTTTGACAACGCTAAAGCGATCGCAGCTTATCTAGCAGATTTGGGTATTTCCGATTTATATGCTTCCCCCATTTTCAAAGCCCGCTCCGGGAGTACCCACGGTTACGATATAGTAGATGCCACTCAACTTAACCCAGAACTGGGAACTAATGAATCCTTTGATGCCTTAGTTAGCGAAGTCCAATCCCTTGGTATGGGTTGGTTACAAGATATAGTGCCCAACCACATGGCCTATAGCAGCGAAAACGATTATTTGATGGACATACTGGAACACGGCCCAGATTCCAGCTATACTGACTACTTTGACCTTTCTTGGAATGCTCCCTTTGGCGATCGCCAAGAGCGAATTCTTGCTCCTCTCTTGGGAGATTTCTATGGTGCATCCTTAGAAAACGGACACATCCAACTACAATACGAACAAAACGGTTTAACCGTAAACTATTACAGCTTAAAACTGCCGCTACGATTAGAATCTTATACAAAATTTATTACCCATAATCTCGGCAAACTCACCCGCACACTCGGACGCAATCACCCCGATTTTATTAAACTATTGGGTATTTTATATATCCTCAAAAGTGTACCCTCAGAAGTTGCGGGAAAACAGCGACAAGACCAAATCGCATTTATTAAAGGATTGCTTTGGGAACTCTACACCACAAACGATGCCATCCGCGAGTTCATTGACGAAAATATCCAAACCTTCAACGGAGAACCAGGTAATTCCGATAGCTTTAACTTGCTAGATGAATTACTAAATGACCAATTTTACCGTCTCGCCTTCTGGAAAGTTGGGGCGGAAGAAATGAACTATCGCCGTTTCTTTACCGTTAACGAACTTATTTCCGTTAAAGTTGAAGAAGTGCGAGTTTTTAATAATACCCATAGCCTAATTAACAAGCTGGTTGAGGAGGGCAAATTTACAGGCTTACGCATTGACCATATTGATGGACTTTATAACCCAATCCAGTATCTCCAAAGACTGCGAGAAAAGACGGGAGATGTTTATATTACAGTCGAGAAGATTTTAGAAATCACCGAAGACCTGCCGGAAAAATGGGAAATTGAAGGGACATCAGGATATGACTTTCTTAACTATGTAAATGGTGTATTTTGTCAAACAGAAAATGAATCATCCTTTGATAAAATTTACCAGAACTTTATTGGTTCCAGAGTAGATTATTCATCGGTAGTGAAGGATAAAAAGCACTTGATCCTAGAAAAGAATTTAGCCGGTGATATTGATAATTTGGCTCTTTTGTTAAAGAATATTTCCAGTAAATATCGCTATGGCAATGATTTTACCCTCAATGGCTTGAAAAGAGCGATCGCAGAAGTTTTGACCCTGTTCCCGATTTACCGTACATATATTACACCAGATGGGATTGGGGATAGCGATCGCGCTACCATTCAAGAAGTAATTAGCCAAGCCAAAGAACAAACGCCCCTGTTGCAGCACGAATTGACCTTTATTGAAAAGTTAATGGTGCTAGATTTTGACAATTCTCTGACTCAAACAGAACGCGAACAGTGGATATATTTTGTCTTGCGGATGCAGCAATATAGCGGCCCGCTAATGGCCAAAGGTGTAGAAGACACCACATTATATGTTTACAATCGCTTGCTGTCGCTGAATGAAGTTGGGGGAAATCCCGGTCATTTTGGGATCGATTTAGCCAAATTTCATGCCTTTAACAAACAGCACCAAGCAACCTGGCCTCACACAATGAACACCACAGCTACCCACGACACCAAACGCGGTGAAGATGTGAGGGCTAGATTGAATGTATTGTCAGAAATCCCTGATGAATGGGATCAGCAGGTAAATACCTGGAGTGCTATTAATCGAGGAAGTCGCAGTCATCGCCACGGGTTTGCTATCCCCGATCGCAACGATGAGTATTTTCTCTATCAAACCCTTGTAGGAGCGTTTCCCTTTGCCGAACAGGAACACGCATCCTTTGTGGAACGGGTGAAGGATTATATAATAAAGGCAATCCGAGAAGCGAAAGTGCATACAGCCTGGTTGCGCCCTGATAGCGAGTATGAAGAAGCCTGTACTTCGTTTATTGAGAAGATACTCGATCCTTCCATCTCTGGGGAATTTCTAGAAGCCTTTCGTCCCTTTCAGCAGCGAATTGCAGAGTATGGTATCTTCAATTCCCTTTCGCAAACTCTGCTGAAGATTACCGCACCAGGCGTACCCGACTTGTACCAAGGAACAGAGCTTTGGGAACTGAGCCTAGTCGATCCAGACAATCGCCGTCCCGTAGATTTTGAACAGCGACGTACTTACTTAAGCGCCATCCGCGAACACGTGAAAACAGATATTCTCGGACTGATTCAGGAGTTATTGAACGACAAAACAGACGGTAGAATCAAACTGTTTTTAACGGCTCAATTACTCCAAGCTAGAACAAACTATGTCTCATTATTCCAGGATGGCGACTATCTGCCCTTAGAAGTTCAGGGAACCTACGCCAATCACATTATCGCCTTTGCGCGGCGGGAAGGGAATCAAACAGCGATCGCGATCGCGCCTCGCTTTTTAACCAGTCTCATTCAACCTGGAGATAACCCCTTGGGTGAGTCAGTTTGGCAAGATACGCACCTGCAATTACCCTCTGGAACTCCCCTAACTTGGACA